A single region of the Kwoniella botswanensis chromosome 1, complete sequence genome encodes:
- a CDS encoding farnesyl-diphosphate farnesyltransferase, with amino-acid sequence MGIVNYAILGVTHPMELRALINFAIWKDFRDIKAEDQWPTTHYNRESMKKCWEYLDLTSRSFARVIMELEGDLARTVCIFYLVLRALDTVEDDMTIPNSTKLPLLKSLHEKLYEPGWTFHESKEKDKIVLEEFDNIQYEFSELKPEYQAVIADICKKMGAGMADFAALATPEQPVAEVGSIADYDLYCHYVAGLVGEGLSGLFAASGKEREFIKDQLTLSNSMGLLLQKTNIFRDIHEDVIEGRGFWPRAIWSKYGFNSMKELIDPSREQQALWASSEMVLDALRHATDALDYMTLLKCQSVFNFVAIPAVMAIATLERTFMNPKIFKENVKIRKGETVRLILRATNPRDVAYIFREYARKIHAKVKIEDPNLLKLSIACGKIDQWAEHHYPSFINISAPSAGGRASSAIDPESTDARAALFMKLAKDAQEKAQREKSEKFMADLKARGVIKQRSPEEEAAIKAKYEEMDKEGAPWFMIGAVIFGVLALMGGLGWGVIWFIMKMYPDVSAFDIRYITREWY; translated from the exons ATGGGTATCGTGAACTATGCCATACTTG GTGTCACTCATCCT ATGGAGCTACGGGCTCTGATAAATTTCGCCATATGGAAAGATTTCCGAGATATCAAAGCGGAAGATCAATGGCCTACGACGCATTATAATCGAGAATCCATGAAGAAATGCTGGGAGTATCTTGATTTGACTTCGAGGAGTTTCGCTAGGGTCATCATGGAATTGGAGGGTGATTTAGCTAGAACC GTCTGTATATTCTACCTTGTTTTGAGAGCCCTGGACACCGTAGAGGACGATATGACCATCCCCAATTCAACCAAATTACCTTTATTGAAATCGCTTCACGAGAAATTGTATGAACCCGGATGGACTTTCCATGAATCAAAGGAAAAAGATAAGATTGTTTTAGAGGAATTTGATAATATCCAATATGAATTTTCGGAACTGAAACCGGA ATACCAAGCAGTCATCGCCGATATCTGTAAGAAGATGGGTGCAGGTATGGCTGACTTCGCGGCATTAGCCACTCCCGAACAACCAGTAGCCGAAGTAGGCAGTATAGCAGATTACGATCTTTACTGTCATTACGTTGCTGGATTAGTCGGTGAAGGTCTATCAGGTTTATTCGCAGCTtcaggaaaagaaagagaattcatcaaagatcaattgaCCCTATCCAACTCTATGGGACTGTTATTACAAAAAACCAATATTTTTAGGGATATTCATGAAGATGTAattgaaggaagaggatttTGGCCCCGAGCAATTTGGTCAAAATATGGTTTCAACTCTATGAAGGAACTCATAGATCCTTCAAGAGAACAACAAGCTCTTTGGGCTTCGTCGGAAATGGTTTTAGACGCTTTGCGACACGCAACGGATGCTTTGGATTACATGACTTTACTTAAATGTCAAAGTGTGTTTAACTTTGTGGCTATACCTGCTGTTATGGCTATAGCTACGCTGGAAAGGACTTTTATGAACCCTAAGATATTCAAGGAGAACGTAAAGATCAGAAAAGGTGAAACTGTCAGG TTGATCCTCCGAGCGACCAACCCTCGAGACGTAGCGTACATCTTCAGAGAATACGCACGAAAGATCCACGCGAAAGTGAAGATAGAAGATCCCAACTTGTTGAAACTTAGTATAGCTTgtggaaag ATCGACCAATGGGCCGAACATCATTACCCCTCATTCATAAACATCTCTGCCCCCTCTGCCGGTGGACGAGCCAGCTCAGCAATCGACCCTGAAAGTACCGATGCTCGAGCTGCGCTTTTCATGAAATTGGCCAAAGATGCTCAAGAAAAGGCTCAAAGGGAGAAATCAGAAAAGTTCATGGCTGATTTGAAAGCTAGAGGGGTCATTAAGCAGAGAAGTccagaggaggaagctgcGATCAAAGCGAAATATGAAGAGATGGACAAAGAGGGTGCACCTTGGTTCATGATAGGTGCTGTCATCTTTGGAGTTTTGGCTTTGATGGGTGGATTAGGTTGGGGTGTCATTTGGTTCATCATGAAGATGTATCCTGATGTAAGTGCTTttgatatacgatatatcaCCCGAGAGTggtactga